The following are from one region of the Planctomonas sp. JC2975 genome:
- the rplN gene encoding 50S ribosomal protein L14: MIQQESRLKVADNTGAKELLTIRVLGGSKRKYAGLGDTIVATVKDAIPGGNVKKGDVVKAVIVRTVKETRRADGSYIKFDENAAVILKNDGDPRGTRIFGPVGRELRDKKFMKIISLAPEVI, from the coding sequence GTGATTCAGCAGGAATCCCGACTCAAGGTCGCCGACAACACCGGCGCCAAGGAGTTGCTCACGATCCGCGTTCTCGGTGGTTCGAAGCGCAAGTACGCCGGTCTCGGCGACACCATCGTGGCGACCGTCAAGGACGCCATCCCCGGTGGAAACGTGAAGAAGGGCGATGTCGTCAAGGCGGTCATCGTCCGCACCGTGAAGGAGACGCGCCGTGCAGACGGCTCGTACATCAAGTTCGATGAGAACGCCGCGGTGATCTTGAAGAACGACGGCGACCCGCGCGGAACGCGCATCTTCGGGCCCGTCGGTCGCGAACTGCGCGACAAGAAGTTCATGAAGATCATCTCGCTGGCGCCGGAGGTGATCTAG
- the rpsQ gene encoding 30S ribosomal protein S17 — translation MAATKAQAETAAPAGHEHAAHDVKDVNARGYRKSRRGYVVSDKMDKTIVVEVEDRVKHPLYGKVIRRTTKVKVHDETNSAGIGDLVIINETRPYSATKRWRLVEILEKAK, via the coding sequence ATGGCTGCCACCAAGGCACAGGCTGAGACCGCCGCTCCGGCCGGTCACGAGCACGCCGCGCACGACGTCAAGGACGTCAACGCCCGCGGATACCGCAAGTCCCGCCGCGGCTACGTCGTCAGCGACAAGATGGACAAGACCATCGTCGTCGAGGTCGAAGACCGCGTGAAGCACCCGCTGTACGGCAAGGTCATCCGCCGCACCACCAAGGTGAAGGTGCACGACGAGACCAACAGCGCAGGCATCGGCGATCTCGTGATCATCAACGAGACCCGTCCGTACAGCGCCACGAAGCGCTGGCGCCTGGTCGAGATCCTCGAGAAGGCCAAGTAA
- the rpmC gene encoding 50S ribosomal protein L29, protein MAIGSKELAPAELDTFDDEKLVDELKKAKEELFNLRFQSATGQLESHGRLRAVKRDIARIYTVIRERELGIRATPAAVEVPAKAAKKTSKKAEAAEAETETKEEAE, encoded by the coding sequence ATGGCGATCGGATCCAAGGAGCTCGCTCCCGCTGAGCTCGACACCTTCGACGACGAGAAGCTCGTCGATGAACTGAAGAAGGCCAAGGAAGAGCTGTTCAACCTGCGCTTCCAGTCGGCAACCGGCCAGCTCGAGAGCCACGGCCGTCTCCGCGCCGTCAAGCGCGACATCGCCCGCATCTACACGGTGATCCGCGAGCGCGAGCTCGGCATCCGTGCGACGCCGGCTGCGGTCGAGGTTCCCGCCAAGGCTGCTAAGAAGACCAGCAAGAAGGCCGAGGCCGCTGAGGCCGAGACCGAGACGAAGGAGGAGGCGGAGTAA
- the rplP gene encoding 50S ribosomal protein L16, whose product MLIPRRVKHRKQHHPGRSGQATGGTKVSFGEFGIQALTPAYVTNRQIESARIAMTRHIKRGGKVWINIYPDRPLTKKPAETRMGSGKGSPEWWVANVKPGRVLFEVAGVNETLAREALTRAIHKLPLKARIIKREEGDA is encoded by the coding sequence ATGTTGATTCCCCGCAGAGTCAAGCACCGCAAGCAGCACCACCCCGGCCGTAGCGGCCAGGCGACCGGTGGCACGAAGGTCAGCTTCGGCGAGTTCGGCATCCAGGCCCTGACCCCCGCTTACGTGACGAACCGTCAGATCGAGTCCGCTCGTATCGCCATGACGCGTCACATCAAGCGTGGCGGCAAGGTGTGGATCAACATCTACCCCGACCGTCCGCTCACGAAGAAGCCGGCCGAAACCCGCATGGGTTCTGGTAAGGGTTCGCCCGAGTGGTGGGTCGCCAATGTCAAGCCGGGCCGTGTGCTCTTCGAGGTCGCCGGCGTCAACGAGACGCTGGCCCGCGAGGCACTCACCCGTGCCATCCACAAGCTGCCCCTCAAGGCACGCATCATCAAGCGCGAGGAGGGCGACGCGTAA
- the rpsC gene encoding 30S ribosomal protein S3 yields MGQKVNPYGFRLGITTDHVSRWFSDSTKPGQRYADYIAEDVKIRRLLQTQLDRAGVSRIEIERTRDRVRVDIHTARPGIVIGRRGAEAERIRADLEKLTGKQIQLNILEVKNPEADAQLVAQGIAEQLSARVAFRRAMRKGLQGAQRAGAKGVRIQVSGRLGGAEMSRSEFYREGRVPLHTLRANIDYGFYEAKTTFGRIGVKVWIYKGDITNKELAREQAAAKSGRPDRSDRPRRAPRAQAEAPAAEGASA; encoded by the coding sequence ATGGGTCAGAAGGTCAACCCGTACGGCTTCCGTCTGGGCATCACGACGGACCACGTGTCGCGTTGGTTCTCGGACTCGACGAAGCCCGGTCAGCGTTACGCCGACTACATCGCCGAGGACGTCAAGATCCGTCGCCTGCTGCAGACGCAGCTCGACCGTGCCGGCGTCTCGCGCATCGAGATCGAGCGCACCCGTGACCGCGTGCGTGTGGACATCCACACCGCTCGCCCGGGCATCGTGATCGGTCGCCGTGGGGCCGAGGCCGAGCGCATCCGCGCCGACCTCGAGAAGCTCACCGGCAAGCAGATCCAGCTGAACATCCTCGAGGTGAAGAACCCCGAAGCGGATGCGCAGCTCGTCGCCCAGGGCATCGCCGAGCAGCTGAGCGCTCGCGTGGCATTCCGTCGCGCGATGCGCAAGGGCCTGCAGGGCGCCCAGCGCGCCGGCGCCAAGGGTGTTCGTATCCAGGTCTCCGGCCGCCTCGGCGGCGCCGAGATGAGCCGGTCGGAGTTCTACCGCGAGGGTCGTGTGCCGCTGCACACGCTGCGCGCGAACATCGACTACGGCTTCTACGAGGCCAAGACCACCTTCGGCCGCATCGGTGTGAAGGTCTGGATCTACAAGGGCGACATCACCAACAAGGAACTCGCTCGCGAGCAGGCCGCCGCCAAGTCCGGCCGCCCGGACCGCAGCGACCGTCCGCGCCGTGCGCCCCGCGCTCAGGCCGAGGCCCCCGCGGCAGAAGGAGCCAGTGCATAA